A part of Acomys russatus chromosome 21, mAcoRus1.1, whole genome shotgun sequence genomic DNA contains:
- the Prr18 gene encoding proline-rich protein 18, translating into MIRLLRSVMSFPPMPPPPPPLPPARTPVGPAARQLSRRPCAPPAPPPPVAAGEKKKRPPEMLLSSSWPSATLKRPPARRGPGLGPGTPQPPISARVPPQPSPGRGGTSTTCSAPRRVACSHSSAGATAAGTSAGAGSGPDDATRFSLSLTPEAILVIQRRHLEKQLLARPRRPFPTPSADPRRPLVPCPRSKSSTLRRGGSTSVPEAPLAVAVSSRPPRASLLPGGLQAALPSPRTSGLRPVLKVSLLNEKHKYDDEEYEEEVEVVDEGLVRKCTEWLRGVESAAAARGRTGHLDTLPHLSTL; encoded by the coding sequence ATGATCCGCTTGCTCCGCAGCGTCATGTCATTCCCGCCTATGCctccgccgccaccgccgctgcCGCCCGCCCGAACCCCGGTGGGGCCCGCCGCGCGCCAGCTATCCCGTAGGCCCTGCGCGCCGCCCGCGCCACCGCCGCCGGTCGCCGccggagagaagaaaaagaggccacCCGAGATGTTACTCTCCAGCTCCTGGCCTTCAGCCACCCTGAAGAGGCCGCCGGCCCGGCGCGGCCCCGGCCTGGGTCCGGGCACCCCGCAACCACCGATCTCAGCACGCGTCCCGCCCCAGCCCTCTCCGGGCCGTGGGGGGACCTCGACCACGTGCTCCGCGCCCCGGCGGGTCGCCTGCAGCCACAGCTCAGCAGGAGCCACCGCCGCGGGAACCTCTGCGGGGGCGGGGTCTGGGCCCGACGATGCCACGCGCTTCTCGTTGAGCCTCACCCCAGAAGCCATCCTGGTCATCCAGAGGCGCCACCTGGAGAAGCAGTTGCTGGCGCGACCCCGGAGGCCCTTCCCCACGCCCTCGGCCGACCCCCGGCGCCCACTGGTCCCCTGTCCCCGGAGCAAGTCCTCGACCCTGCGGAGGGGAGGATCCACTAGTGTCCCCGAGGCGCCTCTGGCTGTAGCTGTCAGCAGCCGCCCTCCCCGTGCCTCGCTGCTGCCTGGAGGTCTGCAGGCCGCTCTGCCCAGCCCGCGCACCTCCGGCCTGCGCCCGGTGCTCAAGGTGTCGTTGCTCAATGAAAAGCACAAGTACGACGATGAGGAGTacgaggaggaggtggaggtggtggacgAGGGCCTGGTGCGCAAGTGCACGGAGTGGCTGCGTGGGGTGGAGTCGGCAGCTGCTGCGAGGGGTCGCACAGGGCATCTGGACACGCTGCCCCACCTGAGCACTCTGTGA
- the Sft2d1 gene encoding vesicle transport protein SFT2A, with translation MEKLRRVLSGQDDEEQGLTTQVLDASSLSFNTRLKWFVICFVAGIFFSILGTGLLWLPNGIKLFAVFYTLGNLAALASTCFLMGPVKQLKKMFETTRLLATVMMLLCLVFTLCAALWWRKKGLALLFCILQFLSMTW, from the exons ATGGAGAAGCTGCGGCGCGTCCTGAGCGGCCAGGACGACGAGGAGCAAGGCCTGACGACGCAG GTCCTGGACGCCTCGTCCCTGAGTTTCAACACCAGATTGAAGTGGTTTGTCATATGCTTTGTTGctggcattttcttttcaatcCTT GGAACTGGGTTGCTGTGGCTTCCCAATGGCATAAAACTCTTTGCAGTGTTTTACACCCTTGGAAACCTTGCTGCGTtggccag CACATGCTTTCTAATGGGTCCTGTGAAGCAGCTGAagaaaatgtttgaaacaacaaGGTTGCTTGCAACAGTTATGATGCTT TTGTGCCTCGTGTTTACCCTGTGTGCTGCTCTGTGG TGGCGGAAGAAGGGGCTGGCCTTGCTCTTCTGCATATTGCAGTTCCTGTCGATGACCTGGTAA